The genomic region TGCCAGGCCTCCGGCCCGACCGGATGCGTGGGCGAGCCGAGCGCCAGCACGTACACCAGCATGGCCTCGTTGTAGCCCTTCCAGTCGTGGGTGAGGAAGGACTGCGTTTCCGGGTTCCACCCCATCGAGATCAACGGCGGGCGTGCCTGCATCCAATCCCATTCGATCCGGCGATACAGGTCGTCGCCGATGGTGCGGATCTCGCGCTCGGCGTCGTTGTCGCCCTCGTAATAGCTCTGCGCGAACAACACGCCCATCATCAACAAGCCGGTGTCAACGCTCGACAATTCCACCCACGAATCGAAGCGCTGGCCGCTGCGCATATCGAGAAAATGATAATAGAAGCCACGATAGCCGGAGCGGCCTTTCGCCTCCGGGCCGATCGACGCATCGCGCAGGAAACGCAGCGTCGTCAGCGTACGCGTCGCCGCCTGCTCGCGGGTGATCCAACCACGCTCGACGCCGATCGGATACGCCGTCAGCGCGTAACCGATCGCGGCGATACTGGAAAACGGCCGCGACGGATGACGATCCGGCGCGAGGCCGTTCTCTGCGTCGGTGGTTTCCCAGAAGAAATCGAACGTCCGCCGTTCGATGTCGTCGAACAGCGGTGGTAGAGGTGCGCCATCAGCGGGTGCAGACAGCTGGCGGCTTTCCGGCATCACCGGCGCCGTTTCGGGGGATTCGCGGCACGCGGTGAGCAGTGCGAGGACGAGCGACAACGCGGTCGCCGCAGCGATGCGGAATAACGAATGGCTCAAACGGGACTCCCGTATCGATAGGAAAACAGCGGCTGCCCGAGTGTGTCGGGCAGCCACATTGCACGATTACCAGACGAATCCGACCGACACCTTGAAGGTCCGTGTCGGGCGCTCGATGCCATCGCCCGTGCGCCGGCCGAAATTCGGATCCGCGCCGCCATCCCAACCGCGCCAGTTGGAGTATTCACCGGCACCGTAATTGCGCCAATTGAACGCATTGATGAGATCGCCGCGAACCCGGAACTTGATGTCGGTTCCGGTATTCCACTCTTTCTGCAAGGAAAGATCGAACTGTTTGTAGGCGATGGTGCCATCCGGGCGGAAGGGATCGAAATAACAATTTCCGGCAGTGGTCACTTCGTAGCAATTGATCGCTTCGACAGCTTTCGGGCTGGTGAGCGTGAGCTTCGCCGAGGCTGTCATTCCCCAGAAATCGGCGATACCGGTCGCCACCAGGCGATGTTTCGAAACGCCAAGCGCATCCGTGAACGCGACTCCATCCAGGTTCGGGTAGTCGAAGGAGAATTGATCGGAATTGCTGCGATTCTCTTCAGCATCGCTGTAGGTGTAAGCGAAGCTCACGCCCCAGTGCGATTCGCGCGTATAGGGCTTTTCCAGCGACAGCAGCAGCGAATTCAACTTGGTTTCGACCGCGTTGTCGCCGAGGAAGAAACGCCCCCATCCCGGCAGCGACTCGCCCCATGGCTGGCCGCCCCAATCCAATGCGGGATTGTTGCGGAACTCGCCATTCGGATAGCGATTTCCCATCGTGAACAGGATTCCGTCGTGGCTGCGGACATGCATCAGCGTGACCGATGAATTCCAATCGTGGCCGAACAACTCGAAGGCATTGCGCATGCCGATGCTGAACTGGTCGGAATACGGGGTCTTGAGATCGTTGTTGATGAGGAACACTTCAGCGCCGTTGGACGTTCCCGCCACCAGCGCCGCCAGATTGTCCGGATCGGCATAGCTCGGATCCCAGTTGAAGCAGGTCGGTCCAACGACACAGGTGTGACCCGGCGTATTGAAATTCAATTCGTAGCGCTGGAACGCGAGACGGTATTTCTCGTAAGACAGATAATCGAACTGGTTGCGGTTGTAGGAACGGCCCGCGCCGCCGAAGATCACATGCCGCTCGTCGCCGGTGAGATCGTAGGAGAAACCCAGTCGCGGTTGCCAAGCGCCTTCGAATGCACTGCGATTATCGCCATTGCTGATGTAGTCGTTGTAGTCGTAATCGACGTTGGCATTGTTGATGTTGGGCCAAGCCCGTAGCGCGCTCGCCAAACCCGCCGGGGTGACGTGATCCTCGTAACTTGGCGTGCTCTCGTAGTCCCAACGCAGCCCCATGTTGAGCGTCAAACGATCGGTAACCGCCCAATCGTCCTGCAGATAGATGCCGAACTGCTTGCTGCTCGACTCGACAGATGTCGGATACCCGTTTCCGGAAGCCGAGAATTGCACGAAGTACGGCACCGTGAGACTGCGAAACCCGTCGTAGCGGAACTGCGGAGAGTACGGGCTCTGCTCGAATGCGCTGATATCGATGAGCTTGTACTTGATGCCGGCCTTGACCGTATGACCGTCCCAGCCATAGAACGAGAAATCGTTCTGCAGCGAATAGCCTTTTTGCCCCTTGTCCTGATAATCGCCGCCGCCGCCCCTGCGGATGATCTGGTCCATGCCGGGGTTGTTGTTGGCCTCTTCGCCGGCGCGCGGGATGAAGAGCAGATAGCCGTTTTCGTTCGATGCCGTGCGCGGCGCAAACGTGGTGTCTTCGAACGTGACATGCGCGTCGTTCAACCAGTTCGCAGCGCTGTACTGATGGCGCAGGTCGATACGCGTTTCCTCACCGAACTTCAACGTGCCGCTGGAAGACAGATTCTGGCCGCCGATATTGGTCAACTCGTCCTCTTCGCGACGCTTGACCGTCAATTCGATCAGGTGATCGTCCGTAGGCGTCCAGTCGATCTTGCCGAAATACAGGTCTTCCCGGAATGGCGCGTTGGTGGTGTTGCGAGCCTCCTCCCGGAACTGTGCGGGCAGATTTTCGATTTCGAGATTCCTGCCCGGATCGATCTGCCGCGCATCATCCCGATCCTTCGCCTCGTACGTGATGAAGAAATGCATCCGGTCCTGGATGATCGGCCCGCCGAACGACACGCCGTACTGGAGATCCTTGCTGTCGGGTTTTTTATCCAGGCCCTTGTCTTCGCGGATGGTCCTGGCGGTCGCGCCGCCGCTCACGCTGTCCCAGAAGAAACTGCCCTTGAACTCATTGGTGCCCGATTGCGTGACCGCCGTGATCGCAGCGCTGCTCAGCTGGTCGTATTCCGCTTTGTAGTTCGAGGTGATGACTTTGTACTCGGCGATGCCGAGCTGCGGAAACGGATTGCCGCGGCTGGAATCCTGGCCGGTGACGCCGCCTTTGAGGATGTAGTCTTTCTGACCGACACCATCGATGAACACGTTGATGCCGCTGGACAACTGCGCACCGCTGCGCAGGGAGGTGGAGCCGTCGCCCCCGGTATTGAAAACAACGCCGGGAACGATGTCGGCGAACGCCAGGAAATTCCGCGAATTCTGCGGCAATGATTCGATCTGGCGCTTGCTCACATAGCCGCCGACCTCCGACGTCTTGGTCTCGGTCAACACCGCGCCGGTCACCACGATGGTGTCGAGTTCGTTTTCGGGCGCCTGCGCGACCGCATCGCCGTCGAGGGTGACGGTTTCACCGACGCGCAGGACCACATCGCGGGCCGTGGTCTGGCCACCTGCGTCCACGCTGATCCGGTAGGTGCCCGGCGGCAGGCCGACCAACGAATAGCTGCCGTTGTCGCCGGCTTCGACGCTGCGGCTGAAGCCGGTGGCGGCATTGGTGGCGGTCACTCTGGCGTCGGCGGCGACCTGGCCGCGCACGGTGGCGCCGGTGGATTGTGCGAACGCAAGCGGCGCGGTCAGGAACAGGGCGCTCGCCAGCGCGCAACTCAGCAGGCTGCGCTCGAACCGGCGCCGTTGCTG from Lysobacter sp. harbors:
- a CDS encoding TonB-dependent receptor, whose protein sequence is MNQQRRSTRRQTILSQQRRRFERSLLSCALASALFLTAPLAFAQSTGATVRGQVAADARVTATNAATGFSRSVEAGDNGSYSLVGLPPGTYRISVDAGGQTTARDVVLRVGETVTLDGDAVAQAPENELDTIVVTGAVLTETKTSEVGGYVSKRQIESLPQNSRNFLAFADIVPGVVFNTGGDGSTSLRSGAQLSSGINVFIDGVGQKDYILKGGVTGQDSSRGNPFPQLGIAEYKVITSNYKAEYDQLSSAAITAVTQSGTNEFKGSFFWDSVSGGATARTIREDKGLDKKPDSKDLQYGVSFGGPIIQDRMHFFITYEAKDRDDARQIDPGRNLEIENLPAQFREEARNTTNAPFREDLYFGKIDWTPTDDHLIELTVKRREEDELTNIGGQNLSSSGTLKFGEETRIDLRHQYSAANWLNDAHVTFEDTTFAPRTASNENGYLLFIPRAGEEANNNPGMDQIIRRGGGGDYQDKGQKGYSLQNDFSFYGWDGHTVKAGIKYKLIDISAFEQSPYSPQFRYDGFRSLTVPYFVQFSASGNGYPTSVESSSKQFGIYLQDDWAVTDRLTLNMGLRWDYESTPSYEDHVTPAGLASALRAWPNINNANVDYDYNDYISNGDNRSAFEGAWQPRLGFSYDLTGDERHVIFGGAGRSYNRNQFDYLSYEKYRLAFQRYELNFNTPGHTCVVGPTCFNWDPSYADPDNLAALVAGTSNGAEVFLINNDLKTPYSDQFSIGMRNAFELFGHDWNSSVTLMHVRSHDGILFTMGNRYPNGEFRNNPALDWGGQPWGESLPGWGRFFLGDNAVETKLNSLLLSLEKPYTRESHWGVSFAYTYSDAEENRSNSDQFSFDYPNLDGVAFTDALGVSKHRLVATGIADFWGMTASAKLTLTSPKAVEAINCYEVTTAGNCYFDPFRPDGTIAYKQFDLSLQKEWNTGTDIKFRVRGDLINAFNWRNYGAGEYSNWRGWDGGADPNFGRRTGDGIERPTRTFKVSVGFVW